The nucleotide window TGAAGATTATTTGCGGAATCTTGCACTGCTTCCTCAACTACTGCTTTCATTACCTCACTGGATGAAAATCCAGAACTCATAACCGACCATGTAATTGACATTGCAACTACGGCAAATGTCACCAGTGCAGCATTGTACCAAAACGTCAGGCCTCTATGATTCATCATATTTTTGATGCAAGATTATGGTATCTTCTTGCGTGTGTTTGGAATAAACGGATAATTTGACTTGATTTTATATAAGATCCAAAATTCCCAAGTGTAATGACCGAGCTACCGAGGTTTTCCAGTCGTGCGTTTTTAGCACCAATGGCCGGCGTGAGTGATCCCGCACTCCGATTACTATGCAAAGAGATGGGCGCAGGATTGGTAGTGACAGAGCTTACCAGTATTCACGCAATAATTGCAAAGGAAAAACAACTCCAGGCCCAAAACCAAACAATTAGCGAATTTATCGAATATTCGGAAAAAGAACGACCATTATCGGTACAGTTGTTTGGCTCAGACTTGGAAGCGTTACAAAAAGCAACAAAAATAGTTGAGCCATATTTTGATGTCATAGACTATAACATGGGATGTCCAGCACCTCACATTACCCAACAAATGGCAGGCGGTGCATTACTACAAAATCTCTCCCTGACTGAAAAAATCCTACAAACCTTGGTCTCATCCACTGACAAGCCAGTCACACTAAAGATGCGAGCAGGCGTAGGCGATGATCTGGTTTTCTCAGATATTGCCAAAGTTGCGGAAAGGGCTGGAATTGCAATGATCACACTGCATGCAAGAACCGTAAAGCAAGGATATTCCGGTCAATCGGATTGGTCACTAATCAAGCAGCTAAAACAAACAGTTGATGTGCCAATAGTTGGCAATGGTGATATCACAACGCCAGAGCTGGCAAAGAAAATGATTGAAGATACTAACTGTGATTACATAATGATAGGCAGGGGGGCAATGGGCAATCCGTTTTTGTTTGAGCAAATAAATGACTATCTAAAATCTGGAACATACAAAAAATATTCACAAAAACACAAATCCGATATATTTTGCAAATATCTGGATTATGCAATGAATTATAACATAAAATTTGCAAACATAAAACAGCAGGCAATGCGATTCACAAAGGGCTTGATGAATGGTGCATCATTCAGATCAAAGATAATGATTGCAAAAACAATTGATGAGCTCAAATGTATAATGAGTCAGATATCATAACGCGTCATCTATAAATAGAAAACATACTGCGCTTAGTTGTGCCAGTAGATCCCGTCTGCGGAATTGAAATGGATGAGAGTCTTGCAGTATCATATGACTATGAAGACAAGAAATACTTTTTTTGTTGCAACGGCTGCCGGAGAATTTTCAAGAAAAAACCAAAGAAATGGGC belongs to Candidatus Nitrosotenuis cloacae and includes:
- a CDS encoding YHS domain-containing protein; the protein is MPVDPVCGIEMDESLAVSYDYEDKKYFFCCNGCRRIFKKKPKKWAKKA
- the dusB gene encoding tRNA dihydrouridine synthase DusB, translated to MTELPRFSSRAFLAPMAGVSDPALRLLCKEMGAGLVVTELTSIHAIIAKEKQLQAQNQTISEFIEYSEKERPLSVQLFGSDLEALQKATKIVEPYFDVIDYNMGCPAPHITQQMAGGALLQNLSLTEKILQTLVSSTDKPVTLKMRAGVGDDLVFSDIAKVAERAGIAMITLHARTVKQGYSGQSDWSLIKQLKQTVDVPIVGNGDITTPELAKKMIEDTNCDYIMIGRGAMGNPFLFEQINDYLKSGTYKKYSQKHKSDIFCKYLDYAMNYNIKFANIKQQAMRFTKGLMNGASFRSKIMIAKTIDELKCIMSQIS